A DNA window from Arachis duranensis cultivar V14167 chromosome 3, aradu.V14167.gnm2.J7QH, whole genome shotgun sequence contains the following coding sequences:
- the LOC107479543 gene encoding xylose isomerase: MKAWGIFLLLLCLQAITYAVIGESQTCPAENVGKCDDSDWEGEFFPGINKIKYEGPSSKNPLSFKWYNAEEEILGKKMKDWFRFSVAFWHTFRGTGADPFGAPTKYWPWEDGTNSLKMAKRRMRANFEFINKLGVDWWCFHDRDIAPDGETLEEANANLDEVVALAKELQMQSKKKVLWGTAQLFMHPRYMHGAATSSELGVYAYAAAQVKKALEVTHYLEGENYVFWGGREGYQSLLNTDMERELNHLARFFEAAVAYKKKIGFNGTLLIEPKPQEPTKHQYDWDAATTANFLRKYGLIGEFKLNIECNHATLSGHSCHHELETARINGLLGNIDANTGDPQVGWDTDQFLVDIQEATMIMLSVIKNGGIAPGGFNFDAKLRRESTDVDDLFIAHIIGMDTMARGLRNAATLIEDGTLAELVRKRYQSFDTEIGAQIEAGKADFDFLEKKAKEWGEPKVASAKQELAEMILQSAL, from the exons ATGAAAGCGTGGGGAATATTTCTGCTCCTTCTTTGCTTACAAGCCATCACTTATGCAGTg ATTGGTGAATCTCAAACTTGCCCTGCTGAAAATGTCGGTAAATGTGACGATTCAGATTGGGAGGGTGAATTCTTTCCTGGCATTAACAAAATCAAATATGAG GGTCCCTCTAGCAAGAATCCGCTTTCATTTAAATGGTATAACGCAGAAGAAGAAATTCTTGGGAAGAAAATGAAG GATTGGTTCAGATTTAGTGTTGCATTTTGGCACACTTTCCGTGGAACAGGTGCAGACCCGTTTGGTGCACCTACCAAATACTGGCCGTGGGAAGATGGTACCAATTCTTTGAAAATGGCTAAAAGAAGAA TGCGAGCAAACTTTGAGTTTATAAACAAACTTGGAGTTGATTGGTGGTGCTTCCACGACCGTGATATAGCCCCTGATGGAGAAACTCTGGAG GAAGCTAATGCAAACTTGGATGAAGTGGTTGCCCTTGCCAAAGAACTTCAGATGCAG AGTAAGAAAAAAGTTCTATGGGGAACTGCTCAATTGTTTATGCATCCTCGTTACATGCATGGTGCTGCTACTAG CTCTGAGTTAGGTGTATATGCATATGCTGCTGCACAAGTGAAGAAAGCCTTGGAG GTCACACATTATTTGGAGGGAGAAAATTATGTTTTCTGGGGTGGCCGTGAGGGTTATCAATCCCTATTGAACACGGATATGGAACGAGAACTTAATCATTTG GCTAGGTTCTTTGAAGCTGCTGTTGCATACAAGAAGAAGATTGGATTCAATG GGACACTGCTGATTGAACCCAAGCCACAAGAACCTACAAAACACCA GTATGACTGGGATGCTGCAACCACCGCTAATTTCTTGCGCAAGTATGGACTTATAG GGGAATTCAAACTCAACATTGAGTGCAACCATGCCACCTTATCGGGACATAG TTGTCACCATGAACTTGAAACTGCAAGGATTAATGGACTATTGGGTAATATTGATGCAAACACTGGTGATCCTCAAGTTG GTTGGGACACAGATCAGTTTCTAGTGGATATTCAAGAAGCAACAATGATTATGCTCAGTGTGATTAAAAAT GGTGGAATTGCACCAGGCGGATTCAACTTTGACGCCAAATT GCGGAGAGAGAGCACAGATGTTGATGACTTATTCATTGCCCACATCATCGGTATGGATACAATGGCCCGCGGCCTCAGGAATGCTGCTACGctaattgag GACGGTACTCTAGCTGAGCTTGTTCGGAAGAGATACCAGAGTTTTGACACTGAAATCGGTGCTCAAATAGAG GCTGGTAAAGCTGACTTTGACTTTTTGGAGAAGAAAGCTAAGGAATGGGGAGAACCCAAGGTTGCTTCAGCCAAACAG gAGCTAGCTGAGATGATTCTCCAGTCTGCGTTGTGA
- the LOC107479544 gene encoding peptidyl-prolyl cis-trans isomerase CYP28, chloroplastic, translating to MGFSLTPTPTSLLHHPNLTRRSLLFLATTTTTLSVPLAPTLSATTTTPPQPPNPTITDRIFMDFSLCPNYFLPNRTLGDNLSTLCSESTPLGRIVLGLYGNLLPLTVSNFKSMCLGSNSSASSYKNTLVHKIFPGRYFLAGRQGRPDKGEVRPTHDLARNTETVDSKAFSLMHSRPGVVSLSLSENDDDDEIKLDPGYRNVEFLITTGPGPCPDLDYKNIVFGTVLEGLDVVTAIASIPTYQPSERIRQFNDLAEFFGDERAQNARATWNRPLTTVYISDCGELKVTHPPLSPSLP from the exons ATGGGCTTCTCTCTAACACCAACCCCTACCTCTCTCCTCCACCACCCCAACCTCACACGCCGCTCCCTCCTCTTCCTCGCCACCACGACCACCACCCTCTCCGTCCCTCTCGCCCCTACCCTCtccgccaccaccaccacaccACCCCAGCCTCCCAACCCCACCATCACCGACCGCATCTTCATGGACTTCAGCCTCTGTCCCAACTACTTCCTCCCCAACCGCACCCTCGGTGACAACCTCTCCACCCTCTGCTCCGAGTCCACCCCACTGGGGCGCATCGTCCTGGGCCTCTACGGCAACCTCCTCCCCCTAACCGTCTCAAATTTCAAGTCCATGTGCCTCGGCTCCAACTCCAGCGCTTCCTCCTACAAGAACACTCTCGTCCACAAGATCTTTCCTGGACGCTACTTCCTTGCCGGCCGGCAGGGCAGGCCTGACAAGGGCGAGGTCCGCCCAACCCATGACCTCGCCCGTAATACCGAGACTGTCGACTCTAAGGCCTTCTCCCTGATGCACTCACGGCCCGGTGTCGTTTCGCTCTCGCTTTCCGAGAACGACGACGATGACGAGATCAAGCTTGACCCTGGTTACCGCAACGTTGAGTTCCTGATCACCACTGGACCTGGCCCTTGCCCTGACCTTGATTATAAGAACATTGTCTTTGGAACCGTGCTAGAAg GTTTGGACGTTGTCACAGCGATAGCTTCCATTCCAACTTACCAACCATCTGAACGAATTCGCCAGTTTAATGACTTGGCTGAGTTTTTTGGAGATGAAAGGGCTCAGAATGCTCGTGCCACATGGAACAGGCCACTTACAACTGTCTACATTAGTGACTGTGGAGAGCTAAAAGTTACACATCCTCCCCTCTCACCATCTCTTCCATAA